Proteins from a single region of Streptococcus oralis:
- a CDS encoding phospho-sugar mutase, whose protein sequence is MTYQENYQKWVDFADLPDYLRQDLENMDEKTKEDAFYTNLEFGTAGMRGLIGAGTNRINIYVVRQATEGLARLIESKGRNEKERGVAIAYDSRHFSPEFAFESAAVLAKHGIKSYVFESLRPTPELSFAVRHLNCFAGIMITASHNPAPFNGYKVYGEDGGQMPPHDADALTTYIRAIENPFAVEVADVEAEKASGLIEVIGEAVDVEYLKEVKDVNINPTLIEEFGKDMKIVYTPLHGTGEMLARRALAQAGFDSVQVVEAQATADPDFSTVKSPNPESQAAFALAEELGRQVGADVLVATDPDADRVGVEVLQKDGSYLNLSGNQIGAIMAKYILEAHKNAGTLPENAALCKSIVSTDLVTKIAESYGATMFNVLTGFKFIAEKIQEFEEKHNHTYMMGFEESFGYLIKPFVRDKDAIQAVLVVAELAAYYRSRGLTLADGIEEIYKEYGYYAEKTISVTLSGVDGAEQIKEIMAKFRNNAPKEWNATAITVVEDFKAQTATAADGTVTNLTTPPSDVLKYTLADGSWIAVRPSGTEPKIKFYIAVVGESNEDSQAKIANIEAEINAFVK, encoded by the coding sequence ATGACTTACCAAGAAAATTATCAAAAATGGGTCGATTTTGCTGACCTTCCAGACTACCTTCGCCAAGATTTGGAAAATATGGACGAAAAAACGAAGGAAGATGCCTTTTATACCAATCTTGAATTTGGTACTGCTGGTATGCGTGGTTTGATCGGTGCTGGTACAAACCGCATCAACATCTACGTTGTTCGTCAAGCTACCGAAGGTTTGGCTCGTTTGATTGAATCAAAAGGTAGAAATGAAAAAGAACGTGGTGTGGCAATTGCCTACGATAGCCGTCACTTCTCACCTGAGTTTGCCTTTGAATCTGCGGCAGTTCTTGCTAAACACGGTATCAAATCTTACGTATTTGAAAGCCTCCGTCCAACTCCAGAACTCTCATTCGCTGTTCGTCACCTCAACTGTTTTGCAGGTATCATGATTACTGCTAGCCATAACCCTGCTCCATTTAACGGTTACAAGGTTTATGGAGAAGACGGTGGACAAATGCCTCCACATGATGCAGATGCTTTGACAACTTACATTCGTGCAATCGAAAATCCATTCGCTGTGGAAGTTGCTGATGTCGAAGCAGAAAAAGCTTCTGGTTTGATTGAAGTCATTGGCGAAGCTGTCGATGTTGAATATCTTAAAGAAGTTAAGGACGTAAACATCAACCCAACATTGATTGAAGAATTCGGTAAAGACATGAAGATTGTCTACACACCACTTCATGGTACGGGTGAAATGTTGGCTCGTCGTGCTCTTGCCCAAGCAGGATTTGACTCAGTTCAAGTCGTTGAAGCGCAAGCAACAGCTGACCCTGACTTCTCAACTGTTAAGTCTCCAAACCCAGAAAGCCAGGCAGCCTTTGCCCTTGCTGAAGAACTTGGTCGTCAAGTTGGTGCAGACGTTCTTGTCGCGACTGACCCTGACGCTGACCGTGTTGGTGTTGAAGTTCTTCAAAAAGATGGCAGCTACCTCAACCTCTCAGGTAACCAAATCGGTGCTATCATGGCTAAATACATCTTGGAAGCCCACAAAAACGCTGGAACTCTTCCTGAAAATGCAGCCCTCTGCAAATCAATCGTATCAACTGACTTGGTAACGAAGATTGCTGAGAGCTACGGCGCAACTATGTTCAACGTCTTGACTGGTTTCAAATTTATCGCTGAAAAGATTCAAGAATTCGAAGAAAAGCACAACCACACCTACATGATGGGATTTGAAGAAAGCTTCGGTTACTTGATCAAACCGTTCGTGCGTGATAAAGACGCTATCCAAGCTGTTCTTGTCGTTGCTGAACTTGCTGCCTACTACCGTTCACGTGGTTTGACACTTGCAGACGGTATCGAAGAAATCTACAAAGAATACGGATACTACGCTGAAAAGACCATCTCTGTGACCCTTTCTGGTGTTGATGGTGCAGAACAAATCAAGGAAATCATGGCTAAGTTCCGTAACAATGCTCCAAAAGAATGGAACGCAACAGCTATCACTGTCGTAGAAGACTTCAAGGCTCAAACTGCTACTGCTGCTGATGGTACTGTTACAAACTTGACAACTCCTCCAAGTGATGTATTGAAATATACACTTGCTGACGGTTCATGGATTGCTGTTCGCCCTTCTGGTACTGAACCAAAAATCAAATTCTACATTGCCGTTGTGGGTGAAAGTAATGAAGATTCACAAGCTAAGATTGCCAACATCGAAGCAGAAATCAATGCTTTTGTTAAATAA
- a CDS encoding DUF4352 domain-containing protein: protein MKKILKHSALLLSALALVACGAQKKASDNGTASNSNFEVSVKDGMFVLPKDEDSSSSYLALQVEIKNNRDKQFSFTSQDITLYNEKDEKLQPIQIYESDSKTKFMSYGDSLSKGKSVAGYVVYEVDKNAKYELHFAPSFYDDIKENSKKNNDVAIKVDPSQYEDNIDEAKDVMKKYVDAVYLNGESSGGGTNLSATDNKSQVVALADDKKSSDDSAEFTNDAKADKEEFIKKFTESFGKGFYNYKPSDSELRTFADAYIKANAKRAKVDYKVKTYLPDYAVVYVRPETIDLDNLNVHELSRKFYEENKGKYSNYSEAMKAGEKYILENAPSQFDSTPLDTSDNMKKEGYEIKMAKKDGKWTIDTSSKNYDLKDMARTFRGGIGY from the coding sequence ATGAAAAAAATTCTTAAGCATTCTGCTTTGCTTTTGTCAGCTTTAGCACTTGTTGCCTGTGGAGCTCAAAAAAAAGCAAGCGACAATGGTACTGCCTCGAACTCAAACTTTGAAGTTTCTGTGAAAGATGGTATGTTTGTATTGCCTAAAGATGAAGATTCATCTTCAAGCTACCTTGCACTTCAAGTCGAAATCAAGAACAATCGTGATAAACAGTTTAGTTTTACTAGCCAAGATATTACGCTTTATAATGAAAAAGATGAAAAATTACAACCAATTCAAATCTACGAAAGCGACAGTAAAACCAAGTTTATGTCATATGGAGACAGTCTTTCTAAAGGAAAGAGCGTTGCTGGTTATGTAGTGTATGAAGTCGATAAGAATGCTAAGTATGAACTTCACTTCGCACCTAGCTTTTATGATGACATCAAAGAAAATTCTAAAAAGAATAACGATGTAGCTATTAAGGTTGATCCAAGTCAATATGAAGACAATATTGATGAAGCAAAAGATGTAATGAAAAAATATGTCGATGCTGTTTACCTCAATGGGGAAAGTTCTGGTGGTGGAACGAACCTAAGTGCTACTGATAATAAGTCGCAAGTTGTTGCGCTTGCTGATGATAAAAAGTCTTCTGATGACAGCGCTGAGTTCACAAACGATGCGAAAGCTGATAAAGAAGAGTTTATCAAGAAATTTACAGAGTCATTCGGAAAAGGCTTCTATAACTACAAACCGTCTGATTCAGAACTTAGAACATTTGCAGATGCCTACATCAAAGCAAATGCTAAGAGAGCAAAAGTTGATTACAAGGTGAAGACATATTTGCCAGATTATGCTGTTGTATATGTTAGACCAGAAACAATTGACTTGGATAATTTGAATGTTCATGAATTGAGCCGTAAATTCTACGAAGAAAACAAAGGTAAATATAGCAACTACTCAGAAGCTATGAAAGCTGGTGAGAAGTACATTTTAGAAAATGCACCAAGTCAATTTGATTCAACTCCTCTAGATACAAGCGATAACATGAAAAAAGAGGGTTATGAAATTAAAATGGCTAAGAAAGATGGTAAATGGACCATCGATACCTCTTCTAAAAACTACGACTTAAAAGATATGGCTCGCACATTCCGTGGAGGCATTGGATACTAA
- a CDS encoding ATP-binding cassette domain-containing protein — protein sequence MIILQANKIERSFAGEVLFDNINLQVDERDRIALVGKNGAGKSTLLKILVGEEEPTSGEINKKKDISLSYLAQDSRFESENTIYDEMLHVFDDLRRTETQLRQMELEMGEKSGEDLDKLMADYDRLSENFRQAGGFTYEADIRAILNGFKFDESMWQMKIVELSGGQNTRLALAKMLLEKPNLLVLDEPTNHLDIETIAWLENYLVNYSGALIIVSHDRYFLDKVATITLDLTKHSLDRYVGNYSRFVELKEQKLATEAKNYEKQQKEIAALEDFVNRNLVRASTTKRAQSRRKQLEKMERLDKPEAGKKAADMTFQSEKTSGNVVLTVENAAIGYDGEILSEPINLDLRKMNAVAIVGPNGIGKSTFIKSIVDQIPFIKGEKCFGANVEVGYYDQTQSKLTASNTVLDELWNDFKLTPEVEIRNRLGAFLFSGDDVKKSVGMLSGGERARLLLAKLSMENNNFLILDEPTNHLDIDSKEVLENALIDFDGTLLFVSHDRYFINRVATHVLELSENGSTLYLGDYDYYVEKKAEVEMAQAEEDLTSNQAKEASPVNDYQAQKESQKEARKLMRQIENLEGEIEELESQSQAISEQMLETNDAGKLMELQAELDKITHRQEEAMLEWEELSEQV from the coding sequence ATGATTATTTTACAAGCTAATAAAATTGAACGCTCTTTTGCAGGCGAGGTTCTCTTTGATAATATCAATCTGCAGGTTGATGAGCGAGACCGGATTGCCTTAGTTGGAAAAAATGGTGCAGGTAAGTCTACTCTTTTGAAGATTTTGGTTGGAGAAGAGGAGCCAACTAGTGGAGAAATTAATAAGAAAAAAGATATTTCTCTGTCTTACCTAGCCCAAGATAGCCGTTTTGAGTCTGAAAATACTATCTATGATGAGATGCTTCATGTCTTTGATGACTTGCGTCGGACAGAGACACAACTGCGTCAGATGGAATTAGAGATGGGTGAAAAATCTGGTGAAGATTTGGATAAATTGATGGCAGATTATGATCGTTTATCAGAGAATTTTCGCCAAGCAGGTGGCTTTACCTACGAAGCTGATATCCGCGCTATCTTGAATGGTTTCAAGTTTGACGAGTCTATGTGGCAGATGAAAATTGTCGAGCTTTCGGGTGGTCAAAATACTCGTCTGGCACTGGCTAAAATGCTCCTTGAAAAGCCCAATCTCTTGGTCTTGGACGAGCCTACCAACCACTTGGATATCGAAACCATCGCCTGGCTAGAGAATTACTTGGTAAACTATAGTGGCGCCCTCATTATTGTTAGTCACGACCGTTACTTCTTGGACAAGGTTGCAACGATTACTCTGGATTTGACTAAGCATTCCTTGGATCGCTATGTGGGGAATTACTCTCGTTTTGTGGAGCTGAAGGAGCAAAAACTAGCTACTGAGGCAAAAAACTATGAAAAGCAGCAGAAGGAAATCGCTGCTCTGGAAGACTTTGTCAATCGCAATCTAGTTCGTGCTTCGACGACCAAACGTGCCCAATCTCGACGTAAACAACTGGAAAAAATGGAGCGTTTGGACAAGCCTGAAGCTGGTAAGAAAGCAGCCGACATGACCTTCCAGTCGGAAAAAACGTCAGGTAATGTTGTCCTGACTGTTGAAAATGCGGCTATTGGCTATGATGGGGAAATATTGTCAGAGCCTATCAATCTGGATCTTCGTAAGATGAATGCTGTCGCTATCGTTGGTCCAAATGGTATTGGGAAATCAACCTTTATCAAGTCTATCGTTGATCAGATTCCTTTTATCAAGGGAGAAAAATGCTTTGGCGCTAATGTTGAGGTTGGCTACTATGACCAAACCCAAAGCAAGCTGACAGCGAGTAATACTGTACTGGATGAACTCTGGAATGATTTTAAACTGACACCAGAAGTTGAAATTCGTAACCGCCTTGGTGCCTTCCTTTTCTCTGGTGATGATGTTAAAAAATCAGTTGGAATGCTCTCTGGTGGCGAACGAGCTCGTTTGTTGCTTGCCAAGCTTTCAATGGAAAACAATAACTTCTTGATTTTGGACGAGCCAACCAACCACTTGGATATTGATAGCAAGGAAGTGTTGGAAAATGCCTTGATTGACTTTGATGGAACCTTGCTTTTTGTCAGCCACGACCGTTACTTTATCAATCGTGTCGCTACCCATGTTCTAGAATTGTCTGAAAATGGTTCGACCCTCTATCTAGGAGATTATGACTACTATGTTGAAAAGAAAGCAGAAGTAGAAATGGCTCAGGCTGAGGAAGATTTAACTAGCAATCAAGCCAAAGAAGCAAGTCCAGTTAATGACTACCAAGCTCAGAAAGAAAGTCAGAAAGAAGCCCGTAAGCTCATGCGACAAATCGAGAACTTGGAGGGTGAAATCGAAGAGCTAGAAAGTCAAAGTCAAGCCATTTCTGAACAAATGCTGGAAACCAACGATGCAGGTAAACTCATGGAATTGCAGGCTGAACTGGACAAAATCACTCATCGTCAGGAAGAGGCTATGCTTGAGTGGGAAGAATTATCGGAGCAGGTGTAA
- a CDS encoding XRE/MutR family transcriptional regulator: MEHLGKVFREFRTSGKYSLKEAAGESCSTSQLSRFELGESDLAVSRFFEILDNIHVTIENFMDKARDFQNHEHVALMAQIIPLYYSNDIAGFQKLQKEQLEKAKSSTNPLYFELNWILLQGLICQRDARYSMEQSDLDKVADYLFQTEEWTMYELILFGNLYTFYNVNYVTRIGREVMEREDYYKEIGRHRKLVLILALNCYQHCLENRSFADADYFEGYVEKLIGNGIKLYERNIFHYLKGFALYQRDLKEDGCSQMREAMHIFDVLGLPEQVAYYQEHYEKFVNA; this comes from the coding sequence ATGGAACATCTTGGAAAGGTATTTCGTGAATTTCGAACAAGTGGGAAATACTCCTTGAAAGAGGCGGCAGGTGAATCATGTTCAACCTCTCAGTTATCTCGCTTCGAGCTTGGGGAGTCTGATCTAGCAGTTTCTCGTTTCTTTGAGATTTTGGACAATATTCATGTGACTATTGAAAATTTCATGGACAAGGCTAGAGATTTTCAAAATCATGAACATGTTGCCTTGATGGCACAGATTATTCCGCTTTACTACTCAAATGATATTGCAGGTTTTCAAAAGCTTCAAAAGGAACAGCTTGAGAAAGCAAAGAGTTCGACCAATCCCCTCTATTTTGAGTTGAATTGGATTCTGCTACAAGGACTGATTTGTCAAAGAGATGCTCGTTACAGTATGGAACAGAGTGATTTGGATAAGGTGGCGGATTATCTTTTTCAAACAGAAGAATGGACTATGTATGAGTTGATTCTTTTCGGGAATCTCTATACTTTCTACAATGTGAACTATGTGACTCGGATTGGCAGAGAAGTCATGGAGCGAGAAGACTACTACAAAGAAATTGGTCGGCATCGAAAACTTGTTTTGATTTTAGCTCTTAACTGTTACCAGCATTGTTTGGAAAATCGGTCCTTTGCGGATGCGGACTATTTTGAGGGCTATGTGGAGAAGTTGATTGGAAATGGTATCAAGCTTTATGAGCGCAATATTTTCCATTATCTCAAAGGTTTTGCCCTCTATCAGAGAGACTTGAAAGAAGATGGTTGTAGTCAGATGCGGGAAGCTATGCATATTTTTGATGTGCTTGGACTTCCAGAGCAAGTGGCTTACTATCAGGAACATTATGAAAAATTTGTAAATGCTTAA